The sequence CCAGTTTGTAAAAGGTAAAACTTATTCAGAAATTGAAGCGGTTCAAAAATTTATACCAAATATTACCATTAAGCAATACGGTTTGGGGTGTTTTATTGAAAAGAATCCTACTCCGGCTGATATTAATGCTGCCGAGGAAGGACTTAAGGAAGTTTCATCTGTTATCCGTTCCGGAAAATATGATATGGTTGTGTTGGATGAAGCAAACATTGCAGTGTATTTTAAACTTTTTTCGGTTAATGATTTAATTACAGTAATTCAAAATAAGACGGATGTAACGGAAATTATAATTACGGGAAGGTATGCACCAAAAGAACTTATAGAAATTGCAGATCTTGTAACAGAGATGAAAGAAATTAAACATTATTAT is a genomic window of Bacteroidales bacterium containing:
- the cobO gene encoding cob(I)yrinic acid a,c-diamide adenosyltransferase, whose protein sequence is MKGYIHVYTGNGKGKTTSAFGLSLRAIGAGKTVFFAQFVKGKTYSEIEAVQKFIPNITIKQYGLGCFIEKNPTPADINAAEEGLKEVSSVIRSGKYDMVVLDEANIAVYFKLFSVNDLITVIQNKTDVTEIIITGRYAPKELIEIADLVTEMKEIKHYYNKGVEARKGIEY